One window of Myripristis murdjan chromosome 8, fMyrMur1.1, whole genome shotgun sequence genomic DNA carries:
- the rnps1 gene encoding RNA-binding protein with serine-rich domain 1, with product MAPSPTKRKEEEKTKDRGKEKTGTKEGGDKERGRDKGRKRRSASTGSSSSRSRSSSTSSSSSGSSSGSSSGSSSSGSSRSGSSSSRSSSSSSSSGSPSPSRRRHDNRRRSRSASKTQKRGDDKERRKRSPSPKPTKVHLGRLTRNVTKDHIQEIFATYGKIKMIDMPMDRLHPHLSRGYAYVEFETPEEAQKALKHMDGGQIDGQEITASAVLPQRIRPPPRRPSPPRRMPPPPPMWRRSPPRMRRRSRSPRRRSPARRRSRSRSPGRRRHRSRSSSNSSR from the exons GGCGCCATCCCCCActaagaggaaggaggaggaaaaaacaaaagacagaggcaAGGAAAAGACAGGGACCAAGGAAGgtggagacaaggagagaggacGGGACAAAGGAAGAAAGCGTCGCAGTGCCTCtaccggcagcagcagcagcag GTCCAGATCTAGCTCTACCTCGAGCAGCAGCTCTGGTTCCAGCTCGGGTTCCTCAAGCGGATCCAGTTCATCTGGGTCCAGTCGCTCCGGCTCCTCCAGCTCtcgctcctcatcctcctccagtTCCTCTGGCTCCCCCAGCCCAAGCCGTCGACGCCATGACAACCGCCGGCGCTCCCGCTCAGC atccaaaacacagaaaaggggAGATGATAAGGAGCGGAGGAAAAGAAGCCCAAGCCCCAAACCAACCAAAGTTCACTTGGGACGACTGACCAGGAATGTCACCAAG GACCATATCCAGGAGATCTTTGCCACCTACGGGAAAATCAAAATGATCGACATGCCAATGGACAGGCTCCACCCACACCTGTCCAGGGGCTACGCCTATGTGGAGTTTGAGACTCCTGAAGAGGCCCAGAAGGCCCTCAAACACATGGATGGCG GTCAGATTGATGGGCAGGAAATCACTGCCTCGGCTGTATTGCCTCAGAGAATCCGACCCCCACCTCGCAGACCCTCTCCTCCTCGCAGAATGCCCCCACCTCCGCCTATGTGGCGTCGCAGCCCGCCCCGCATGAGGAGAAG GTCTCGGTCACCAAGGAGACGGTCCCCTGCACGCCGCCGCTCTCGTTCTAGGTCTCCCGGTCGCAGGCGTCACCGCTCCCGTTCCAGCTCCAACTCCTCTCGATAA